The following proteins are co-located in the Streptomyces sp. DT2A-34 genome:
- a CDS encoding cholesterol oxidase substrate-binding domain-containing protein has product MAAVPTLLPADPAVAAQELPDFPADVALYRSAYRNWVGEITADGLWACAPAGPHQVVSVVNWAWRHGRRVRARGSSHGWSPLTITRGTESDAPVLLVDTASHLTGLSLESPTSVRVGTGVTLEALLTYLEEHGLGVTAAPAPGNLTLGGALAIDAHGTAVPARGEQRPAGHTYGSLSNLVLSLTAVVWDEDSGAYVLRTYDRDEADCAALLTHLGRSLVTEVVLRVGANTNLRCVSRTDIPAGELFAAPGSTEGRTLAGFLDRDGRVEAIWFAFTEFPWLKVWSVSPTRPLTSRHVTTPYNYPFSDNVPRPVAELVGRMVSDGAWHLAPVLGNAQYDAAALGLVATLSADLWGPSKNTLLCLRPTTLRIATNGYAVLTSRDRVQRVVAEFTAFYRERLTAYADRGRFPVNGSVEIRVTGLDDPADVGVDGARTPLLSALRPREDRPEWDTVVWLNILTLPGTPYAEAFLSQIERFLLRTFDGEYALTRVEWSKGWAYTRDSAWSDGEVLGAVVPGSFGEDVWGHAAGVLDRLDPHGVFGNALLDRLFR; this is encoded by the coding sequence ATGGCCGCCGTACCGACTCTCCTCCCGGCGGATCCGGCCGTCGCGGCACAGGAGTTGCCGGATTTCCCGGCGGATGTGGCGCTGTACCGCTCCGCGTACCGGAACTGGGTCGGCGAGATCACCGCCGACGGGCTGTGGGCCTGCGCACCGGCCGGACCCCACCAGGTGGTGAGCGTCGTCAACTGGGCCTGGCGGCACGGCCGGCGAGTCCGCGCCCGGGGTTCCTCGCACGGCTGGTCACCGCTGACGATCACGCGGGGCACGGAGTCGGACGCCCCGGTCCTTCTCGTGGACACCGCCTCTCATCTCACCGGCCTGTCCCTGGAGTCGCCGACCTCGGTGCGCGTCGGCACCGGCGTCACCCTGGAGGCCCTGCTCACCTACCTGGAGGAGCACGGCCTCGGCGTCACCGCCGCGCCCGCTCCCGGCAACCTCACGCTGGGCGGCGCCCTGGCCATCGACGCGCACGGCACCGCCGTACCGGCGCGGGGCGAACAGCGGCCGGCCGGGCACACGTACGGCTCGCTGAGCAATCTCGTGCTGTCGCTGACGGCCGTCGTCTGGGACGAGGACAGCGGCGCGTACGTGCTGCGGACGTACGACCGCGACGAGGCGGACTGTGCCGCGCTGCTCACCCATCTCGGCCGCTCCCTGGTCACCGAGGTCGTGCTGCGCGTGGGCGCGAACACGAACCTGCGGTGCGTCAGCCGTACGGACATCCCGGCCGGCGAGCTCTTCGCCGCGCCCGGCAGCACCGAGGGACGTACTCTCGCGGGCTTCCTGGACCGGGACGGACGCGTCGAGGCGATCTGGTTCGCCTTCACCGAGTTCCCGTGGCTGAAGGTGTGGAGCGTCTCCCCCACCCGGCCGCTGACCTCGCGGCACGTGACGACGCCGTACAACTACCCGTTCTCCGACAACGTCCCGCGCCCGGTGGCGGAGCTGGTCGGGCGCATGGTGTCGGACGGGGCCTGGCATCTGGCGCCGGTGCTCGGCAACGCGCAGTACGACGCGGCCGCGCTCGGGCTCGTGGCGACGCTGTCGGCGGACCTGTGGGGGCCGTCCAAGAACACGCTGCTGTGTCTGCGGCCGACGACGCTGAGGATAGCCACGAACGGGTACGCGGTGCTCACCAGCCGAGACCGAGTGCAGCGCGTGGTCGCCGAGTTCACCGCCTTCTACCGGGAACGGCTCACGGCGTACGCCGACCGGGGCCGATTCCCGGTCAACGGCTCGGTGGAGATCCGGGTCACCGGCCTCGACGATCCGGCGGACGTCGGCGTGGACGGGGCGCGCACCCCGCTGTTGTCGGCGCTCAGGCCGCGCGAGGACCGTCCCGAGTGGGACACGGTCGTGTGGCTGAACATCCTGACACTGCCGGGGACGCCCTACGCGGAGGCGTTCCTGAGCCAGATCGAACGGTTCCTGCTGCGCACCTTCGACGGCGAGTACGCCCTGACCCGCGTCGAGTGGTCGAAGGGCTGGGCCTATACGAGGGACAGCGCCTGGAGCGACGGCGAGGTGCTGGGCGCGGTCGTGCCCGGGTCCTTCGGGGAGGACGTGTGGGGGCACGCGGCCGGGGTGCTGGACCGGCTCGACCCGCACGGCGTGTTCGGCAACGCCCTTCTCGACCGGTTGTTCCGGTGA
- a CDS encoding threonine/serine dehydratase, producing the protein MIGISDVEAAADLIAGHVVRTPTVPSPGLSALLGVPVTAKLELLQRTGSFKARGATAKLLSLSDAQRAAGVVAVSGGNHGIALAMTAAVHDVKATVVMPRTAPARSIGIVEDAGASVRLTDDMDGAFSLVTRLRDEGLTLVHPFDDPLVIAGQGTAGLELADDAGDLTDVLVSVGGGGLIAGVAVALRARRPDVRIWGVETEGAEAMSEALAAGGPVPVALSSIVSTLSAPAVSQLTYDHVSALVDDVLVVPDREAVRGVLDLAEHAKVWAEPAAGCLLPAARRVVERVGNGVRLGLVVCGGNATTGDVLRRAKDFGLH; encoded by the coding sequence TTGATCGGGATCTCGGATGTCGAAGCCGCGGCCGACCTCATCGCCGGACACGTCGTACGCACCCCGACCGTACCCAGCCCCGGCCTGTCGGCCCTCCTCGGCGTTCCGGTCACGGCCAAACTCGAACTCCTCCAGCGCACCGGCTCGTTCAAGGCCCGCGGGGCGACGGCGAAGCTGCTGTCGCTGAGCGACGCCCAGCGCGCCGCCGGGGTGGTGGCGGTCAGCGGGGGCAACCACGGAATCGCCCTGGCGATGACGGCCGCCGTCCACGATGTGAAGGCCACCGTGGTGATGCCGCGTACGGCGCCGGCCCGCTCCATCGGGATCGTCGAGGACGCCGGGGCGTCGGTGCGGCTGACGGACGACATGGACGGCGCGTTCTCGCTCGTCACGAGACTGCGGGACGAGGGGCTGACACTCGTCCATCCCTTCGACGACCCCTTGGTGATCGCCGGCCAGGGCACGGCCGGGCTGGAGCTCGCCGACGACGCCGGTGACCTCACGGATGTGCTCGTCAGCGTCGGGGGCGGCGGGCTCATCGCCGGCGTCGCGGTGGCACTGCGGGCCCGCCGTCCGGACGTGCGGATCTGGGGTGTGGAGACCGAGGGTGCCGAGGCCATGTCCGAGGCGCTGGCGGCGGGCGGGCCGGTGCCGGTCGCACTGTCGTCGATCGTGTCCACGCTGAGCGCGCCGGCCGTGTCGCAACTGACGTACGACCATGTGTCCGCCCTGGTCGACGACGTGCTCGTGGTCCCGGACCGGGAGGCGGTGCGGGGCGTGCTCGACCTCGCCGAGCACGCCAAGGTGTGGGCGGAGCCGGCCGCCGGGTGTCTGCTGCCCGCGGCCCGGCGCGTGGTGGAGCGGGTCGGGAACGGCGTCCGGCTCGGGCTGGTCGTGTGCGGGGGCAACGCGACGACCGGGGATGTGCTGCGCCGGGCGAAGGATTTCGGTCTTCACTGA
- a CDS encoding tyrosinase family protein, with the protein MTVRKNQAVLTADEKRRFVAALLELKRSGRYDAFVTTHNAFIVGDTDNGERVGHRSPSFLPWHRRFLLEFERALQEVDASVALPYWDWSTDRSIRSSLWAPDFLGGTGRSRDGQVMDGPFAASTGNWPINVRVDGRTFLRRSLGAAVRELPTRAEVESVLAMATYDMAPWNSGSDGFRNHLEGWRGVNLHNRVHVWVGGQMATGVSPNDPVFWLHHAYIDKLWAEWQRRHPGSAYLPAAGTPNVVDLGDTMKPWNDVRPADLLDHTAHYTFDAA; encoded by the coding sequence ATGACTGTCCGCAAGAACCAGGCCGTGCTGACCGCCGACGAGAAGCGGCGGTTCGTCGCCGCCCTCCTGGAGCTGAAGCGCAGCGGCCGCTACGACGCGTTCGTCACGACCCACAACGCCTTCATCGTCGGTGACACCGACAACGGCGAGCGCGTCGGCCACCGTTCACCGTCCTTCCTGCCCTGGCACCGCAGATTCCTGCTGGAGTTCGAGCGCGCGTTGCAGGAGGTCGACGCCTCGGTCGCGCTGCCGTACTGGGACTGGAGCACCGACCGCTCGATACGGTCCTCGCTGTGGGCTCCCGACTTCCTCGGCGGCACCGGGCGCAGCCGGGACGGGCAGGTGATGGACGGGCCGTTCGCCGCGTCCACCGGCAACTGGCCGATCAACGTGCGCGTCGACGGCCGTACGTTTCTGCGCCGCTCGCTCGGCGCGGCCGTACGGGAGCTGCCGACCCGGGCCGAGGTGGAGTCCGTGCTCGCCATGGCGACGTACGACATGGCGCCCTGGAACAGCGGGTCGGACGGTTTCCGCAACCACCTCGAAGGCTGGCGCGGCGTCAATCTGCACAACCGGGTCCATGTCTGGGTCGGCGGGCAGATGGCGACCGGTGTGTCGCCCAACGACCCGGTGTTCTGGCTGCACCACGCCTACATAGACAAGCTGTGGGCGGAGTGGCAGCGGCGGCACCCCGGCTCGGCCTATCTGCCGGCCGCCGGGACGCCGAACGTGGTCGACCTGGGCGACACGATGAAGCCGTGGAACGACGTGCGTCCCGCCGACCTGCTGGACCACACCGCGCACTACACGTTCGACGCGGCCTGA
- a CDS encoding aldo/keto reductase translates to MDERVIGRSGQRASVVGLGTWQLGADWGDVDDKEALAVLEAAVESGVTFFDTADVYGDGRSEQTIAAFLRGRPELDIFVATKMGRRVDQIPENYVLDNFRAWNDRSRRDLGVDRLDLVQLHCPPTPVYSTDEVFDALDTLVAEERIAHYGVSVETCEEALTAIARPGVASVQIILNPFRMKPLREVLPAAEQAGVGIIARVPLASGLLSGKYTKDTVFPANDHRTYNRHGESFDQGETFSGVDYESGVEAAVEFAALAPEGFTPAQLALRWIIQQPGVTTVIPGARSPEQARANAAAAALPELSDATLAAIGSLYDRRIKDQVENRW, encoded by the coding sequence ATGGACGAGCGTGTAATCGGTAGGTCGGGTCAGCGGGCATCCGTCGTAGGTCTCGGTACGTGGCAGCTGGGCGCCGACTGGGGGGACGTCGACGACAAGGAAGCCCTGGCGGTGCTGGAGGCGGCGGTCGAGTCGGGGGTGACCTTCTTCGACACGGCCGACGTGTACGGCGACGGGCGCAGCGAGCAGACCATCGCCGCCTTCCTGCGCGGCAGGCCCGAACTGGACATCTTCGTGGCGACCAAGATGGGCCGCCGCGTCGACCAGATCCCCGAGAACTACGTTCTCGACAACTTCCGCGCGTGGAACGACCGTTCCCGGCGCGACCTCGGCGTGGACCGCCTCGACCTGGTCCAGCTGCACTGCCCGCCGACGCCGGTCTACTCCACGGACGAGGTGTTCGACGCGCTGGACACCCTGGTCGCGGAGGAGCGCATCGCCCACTACGGCGTCAGCGTGGAGACCTGCGAGGAGGCGCTGACCGCGATCGCCCGCCCCGGCGTCGCGAGCGTGCAGATCATCCTCAACCCGTTCCGCATGAAGCCCCTGCGCGAGGTGCTGCCCGCCGCCGAGCAGGCGGGCGTCGGCATCATCGCCCGCGTCCCGCTGGCCTCCGGCCTGCTGTCGGGCAAGTACACCAAGGACACCGTCTTCCCGGCGAACGACCACCGCACCTACAACCGGCACGGCGAGTCCTTCGACCAGGGCGAGACCTTCTCCGGCGTCGACTACGAGTCAGGTGTGGAGGCGGCCGTCGAGTTCGCCGCCCTCGCCCCCGAGGGCTTCACGCCGGCCCAGCTGGCGCTGCGCTGGATCATCCAGCAGCCGGGCGTGACCACCGTGATTCCGGGCGCCCGTTCGCCCGAGCAGGCCCGCGCCAACGCGGCCGCCGCCGCGCTGCCGGAGCTGTCCGACGCGACGCTCGCCGCGATCGGGAGCCTCTACGACCGGCGGATCAAGGACCAGGTCGAGAACCGCTGGTAG
- a CDS encoding serine/threonine-protein kinase, which produces MTMVKARVSTAELVAGRYRLVDVVHRETNRVSYHGEDIETEHPCLLTQIGLPDDPCPEEGRRATSRILRASERMGLLRPGRVATVLDVVEESGSLWIVAEWIDGTPLSELLAQQRTFNYVRAARIGLELLDVLEAAHVAGITHGELSPGQIFVRDEGSVVVTGFGLAGATLAPRVAAPSYASPEQARDERIGPASDLWALGAILYTMVEGRPPYRERDRPEATLKGVDRLPLRAPVRAGPLTQAVQGLLRKDSRERLSRPVVREAFVRVLNEDPEAALRAEPRPRLRGRYTGGPGWGRRAMVSGTALAVVTVAAAVLVVTNGRPDDSGPSAADTTPGPSASTGAPTGPSPTATPSSSPSSSPPQEATEPGTPTASPSDTAALPPGFTTYKSPDGFSVALPEDWQPLRTKRASDLAYRVFFSADGDERKLAITYSEALGPDPVAIWRDDVEPDLEERSGFQRIGEIEATTYQGYEAADMEWLSDKDGVRVRTFGRGFLIDEHRGYSLRWTTPEADWDDPANQEALDVFLRTFRVPEG; this is translated from the coding sequence ATGACCATGGTCAAGGCGCGTGTCTCCACAGCCGAGTTGGTCGCGGGAAGGTACCGGCTCGTCGATGTCGTCCATCGCGAGACGAACCGCGTCAGTTACCACGGCGAGGACATAGAGACCGAACACCCCTGCCTTCTCACCCAGATCGGGCTCCCCGACGATCCATGCCCCGAGGAGGGGCGCCGGGCCACCTCGCGAATCCTGCGGGCTTCCGAGCGGATGGGGCTGCTGCGCCCGGGCCGGGTCGCGACCGTCCTGGACGTCGTCGAGGAGTCCGGCAGCCTGTGGATCGTCGCGGAGTGGATCGACGGCACGCCCCTGAGCGAACTCCTCGCCCAGCAGCGCACGTTCAACTATGTGCGGGCCGCGCGCATCGGCCTCGAACTGCTCGACGTGCTGGAGGCCGCGCACGTCGCGGGCATCACCCACGGCGAGCTGAGCCCGGGGCAGATCTTCGTGCGCGACGAGGGCTCCGTCGTCGTCACCGGCTTCGGGCTGGCCGGCGCGACCCTCGCGCCCCGGGTCGCCGCGCCGTCGTACGCGTCCCCGGAACAGGCCCGTGACGAGCGCATCGGGCCGGCGTCGGATCTGTGGGCGCTCGGCGCGATCCTCTACACGATGGTCGAGGGGCGCCCGCCGTATCGCGAACGGGACCGGCCCGAGGCCACGTTGAAGGGCGTGGACCGGCTTCCGCTGCGCGCCCCGGTGCGGGCCGGGCCGCTCACCCAGGCGGTGCAGGGGCTGCTGCGCAAGGACTCCCGGGAGCGGCTGAGCCGGCCGGTGGTGCGCGAGGCGTTCGTCCGGGTCCTCAACGAGGACCCCGAGGCCGCCCTCCGGGCGGAGCCGCGCCCTCGCCTGCGCGGCAGGTACACCGGGGGACCGGGCTGGGGCAGACGTGCCATGGTCTCCGGCACCGCCCTCGCCGTGGTCACCGTCGCGGCCGCCGTGCTGGTGGTGACCAACGGCCGGCCGGACGACTCGGGTCCGTCGGCGGCGGATACGACACCCGGCCCGTCGGCCTCCACCGGGGCACCCACCGGCCCGTCCCCCACTGCCACGCCCAGCTCGTCGCCCAGTTCGTCCCCTCCACAGGAAGCGACGGAGCCGGGGACGCCCACCGCGTCCCCGTCGGACACGGCGGCCCTGCCCCCCGGCTTCACGACGTACAAGTCACCGGACGGCTTCTCCGTCGCCCTGCCCGAGGACTGGCAGCCGCTGCGCACCAAGCGTGCCTCGGACTTGGCGTACCGCGTCTTCTTCAGCGCCGACGGCGATGAGCGCAAGCTGGCGATCACCTACAGCGAGGCCCTGGGCCCGGACCCCGTCGCCATCTGGCGCGACGACGTCGAACCCGACCTGGAGGAACGGAGCGGGTTCCAGCGGATCGGCGAGATCGAGGCGACCACGTACCAGGGATACGAGGCCGCCGACATGGAGTGGCTCTCGGACAAGGACGGCGTCCGCGTCCGTACCTTCGGCCGCGGCTTCCTCATCGATGAGCACCGGGGCTACTCACTGCGCTGGACGACACCGGAGGCCGACTGGGACGACCCGGCCAACCAGGAGGCCCTGGACGTCTTCCTGCGGACCTTCCGGGTGCCCGAGGGCTGA
- a CDS encoding FAD-dependent monooxygenase, whose amino-acid sequence MKVACVGGGPAGLYLSILLKLRDPSHDITVHERDPEGSTYGGGVTYWRGLLDQLHAHDPVTARAIEESSVRWNEGVAHVRGRTTRRSGDTGHGIGRHRLLEILAGRARSLGVRLEFEHEIMPEKLPVADLVVAGDGVHSTLRTQYADHFGTRTRRGRNRYIWLGTSKVFDAFTFAFVETGHGWIWCYGYGFGPEGSTCVIECASETWTGLGLDTANEDDGVALLERIFAGVLDGHPLAGRSGADGGAEWRTFRTLTNRTWHRDNLVLVGDAAHTTHYSIGAGTTLALEDAIALAGALHEHAALPQALARYEQERKQALLSVQSAAHYSAEWYENLPRYIRLPPQVMFALLGQRHSPLLPYLPPQLYYRIDRAAGQVEALRRLKRRLGPKVARTVQARALASGK is encoded by the coding sequence GTGAAGGTCGCCTGCGTCGGTGGCGGGCCCGCCGGCCTGTATCTGTCGATCCTGCTGAAGCTACGGGACCCGTCCCACGACATCACCGTCCACGAGCGCGATCCGGAGGGCTCCACCTACGGCGGGGGCGTCACGTACTGGCGCGGACTGCTCGACCAGCTGCACGCGCACGACCCCGTGACCGCTCGCGCCATCGAGGAGAGCTCGGTCCGCTGGAACGAGGGCGTCGCCCACGTCCGGGGCCGGACGACCCGCCGGTCCGGCGACACGGGGCACGGCATCGGCCGCCACCGGCTGCTGGAGATCCTCGCCGGACGCGCCCGCTCGCTGGGCGTACGGCTGGAGTTCGAGCACGAGATCATGCCGGAGAAACTGCCCGTCGCGGACCTGGTCGTGGCGGGCGACGGCGTCCACAGCACCCTGCGCACCCAGTACGCCGACCACTTCGGTACCCGGACCAGACGCGGCCGCAACCGCTACATCTGGCTCGGCACCAGCAAGGTCTTCGACGCCTTCACCTTCGCCTTCGTCGAGACCGGCCACGGCTGGATCTGGTGCTACGGCTACGGCTTCGGCCCCGAAGGCAGCACCTGTGTCATCGAATGCGCCTCCGAGACCTGGACGGGCCTCGGCCTCGACACCGCGAACGAGGACGACGGGGTGGCCCTGCTGGAGAGGATCTTCGCCGGCGTCCTCGACGGCCACCCCCTCGCCGGCCGCTCCGGCGCCGACGGCGGCGCCGAGTGGCGGACCTTCCGCACCCTCACCAACCGCACCTGGCACCGGGACAACCTCGTCCTCGTCGGCGATGCCGCCCACACCACCCACTACTCCATCGGCGCCGGCACCACCCTCGCCCTGGAGGACGCCATCGCCCTCGCCGGCGCCCTGCACGAGCACGCCGCCCTCCCGCAGGCCCTCGCCCGCTACGAACAGGAGCGCAAGCAAGCCCTGTTGTCCGTCCAGAGCGCGGCCCACTACAGCGCCGAGTGGTACGAGAACCTGCCCCGCTACATCCGCCTGCCCCCGCAAGTGATGTTCGCCCTGCTCGGCCAGCGCCACTCGCCCCTGCTGCCGTACCTGCCGCCCCAGCTGTACTACCGGATCGACCGGGCGGCCGGGCAGGTGGAGGCGTTGCGGCGCCTCAAGCGCCGGCTCGGTCCGAAGGTCGCGCGCACGGTGCAGGCCAGGGCGCTGGCCTCCGGCAAGTAG
- a CDS encoding serine hydrolase, protein MSARPLPSSSPAAQGVDASGVLAFLDALDTAPDIEPHSLMILRHGHLVASGWWAPYTPERPHLLYSISKSFTATAAGIAAGEGLIRLDDPVISYFPEFEADITDPRSRAMLVRHVASMASGHETDTIFAARDLDREDLVRGFLLVPPSRDPGTVFAYNQPATFTLAAIVRRASGQSLTEYLRPRLLDPLGIGEIGWLGDRSGRELGFSGLHATTDAIARLGQLYLRGGVWEGERLLPEWWVAEATRRQIANAGVMPGDDWQRGYGFKFWMSRHGYRGDGMFGQFCVVLPEQDAVIATTADTWDMPGLLNLVWEHLLPAFRPAPLTGGEAADAALAQRLAGLALPPAAGKPAPPERAEAWSAAAFTPDGGARGQLPKLTAIDLTPGADGWTLTLTEDGHPLRLRLGDAGWTVAEEPVPTAVSGGWTDADTLVVDIAFLETPHHLDVTCSLKDRTFTARWRTDPLHRLPLRAMRAPRAST, encoded by the coding sequence ATGTCTGCCCGCCCGCTGCCCTCGAGCTCACCCGCCGCCCAGGGCGTCGACGCCTCCGGTGTCCTCGCCTTCCTCGACGCCCTCGACACCGCCCCCGACATCGAGCCGCACAGCCTGATGATCCTGCGGCACGGCCACCTCGTGGCCTCCGGCTGGTGGGCGCCGTACACCCCCGAACGCCCGCATCTCCTCTACTCGATCAGCAAGAGCTTCACCGCGACCGCCGCCGGGATCGCCGCCGGCGAAGGGCTGATACGGCTCGACGACCCGGTGATCTCGTACTTCCCCGAGTTCGAGGCCGACATCACCGATCCGCGCAGCCGCGCGATGCTCGTGCGGCACGTGGCGTCCATGGCCAGCGGGCACGAGACCGACACGATCTTCGCGGCGCGCGACCTCGACCGCGAGGACCTCGTCCGCGGGTTCCTGCTGGTGCCCCCGTCCCGCGACCCGGGGACCGTCTTCGCGTACAACCAGCCCGCCACCTTCACGCTCGCCGCCATCGTCCGGCGGGCGAGCGGCCAGTCGCTGACCGAGTACCTCCGGCCGCGCCTGCTCGATCCGCTCGGCATCGGCGAGATCGGGTGGCTGGGTGACCGCAGCGGCCGGGAGCTCGGCTTCAGCGGGCTGCACGCCACCACCGACGCGATCGCCCGGCTCGGTCAGCTGTATCTGCGGGGCGGGGTGTGGGAGGGCGAGCGGCTGCTGCCCGAGTGGTGGGTGGCCGAGGCGACGCGCCGGCAGATCGCGAACGCCGGTGTCATGCCCGGGGACGACTGGCAACGGGGCTATGGCTTCAAGTTCTGGATGTCCCGGCACGGCTATCGCGGTGACGGCATGTTCGGTCAGTTCTGTGTGGTGCTGCCCGAGCAGGACGCCGTGATCGCGACGACCGCTGACACCTGGGACATGCCGGGACTGCTGAACCTGGTCTGGGAGCATCTGCTGCCGGCGTTCCGGCCCGCGCCCCTGACCGGCGGGGAGGCGGCGGACGCGGCCCTGGCCCAGCGGCTGGCGGGCCTCGCGCTGCCGCCGGCCGCCGGCAAGCCCGCACCGCCCGAGCGGGCCGAGGCCTGGTCCGCCGCCGCGTTCACGCCGGACGGCGGTGCCCGCGGGCAGCTGCCCAAGCTGACCGCGATCGACCTCACGCCCGGCGCGGACGGCTGGACCCTGACGCTCACCGAGGACGGCCACCCGCTTCGGCTGCGGCTCGGGGACGCCGGCTGGACCGTCGCCGAGGAGCCGGTGCCCACCGCGGTCAGCGGCGGCTGGACCGACGCGGACACCCTCGTCGTGGACATCGCCTTCCTGGAGACCCCGCACCACCTGGACGTGACGTGCTCGCTCAAGGACCGGACCTTCACGGCGCGTTGGCGCACCGATCCGCTGCACCGCCTGCCCCTGCGGGCGATGCGCGCACCTCGCGCGTCGACCTGA
- a CDS encoding tyrosinase cofactor, which yields MPELSRRRALTAAAALATAAGVQTLTAPTASAAGHDHHAPASFDEVYKGRRIQGRPASGGGHQHHGAGYSVFVDGVELHVMRNADGSWISVVSHYDPVPTPRAAARAAVDELQGAALLPFPAN from the coding sequence ATGCCGGAACTCAGCCGTCGCCGTGCGCTCACCGCCGCGGCCGCCCTCGCCACCGCGGCCGGTGTCCAGACGCTCACCGCCCCCACCGCGTCCGCCGCCGGGCACGACCACCACGCCCCGGCGTCCTTCGACGAGGTCTACAAGGGCCGCCGGATACAGGGCCGGCCGGCCTCGGGCGGCGGCCACCAGCATCACGGCGCCGGCTACTCCGTGTTCGTCGACGGGGTGGAGCTGCATGTGATGCGCAACGCCGACGGCAGCTGGATCAGCGTCGTCAGCCACTACGACCCGGTGCCCACCCCGCGCGCCGCGGCCCGCGCCGCCGTGGACGAGCTACAGGGCGCCGCACTCCTGCCCTTCCCCGCCAACTGA
- a CDS encoding DUF6328 family protein yields the protein MTEKDRRTGRDETEDERADRMWGELIQEVRVAQMGVQILFGFLLTVVFTPKYDTLDNTDQTIYIVTVVLGAAATGALIGPVSLHRLVSGRRIKPKAVEWASRLTFVGLILLLATTACSLLLILRVATHDGYVPFLVSGVVVWYLACWFVLPLWTRHRYTE from the coding sequence ATGACCGAGAAGGACAGACGGACGGGACGCGACGAGACGGAGGACGAGCGGGCCGACCGTATGTGGGGCGAGCTCATCCAGGAGGTCCGGGTGGCCCAGATGGGCGTCCAGATCCTGTTCGGCTTCCTGCTCACGGTCGTCTTCACGCCGAAGTACGACACGCTCGACAACACGGACCAGACCATCTACATCGTGACGGTCGTGCTGGGTGCCGCCGCCACCGGCGCCCTGATCGGCCCCGTCTCCCTGCACCGCCTGGTGTCCGGGCGGCGCATCAAGCCGAAGGCCGTGGAGTGGGCGTCCCGGCTGACCTTCGTCGGTCTGATCCTGCTCCTCGCGACGACGGCGTGCTCGCTGCTGCTGATCCTGCGGGTCGCCACCCACGACGGCTATGTGCCCTTCCTGGTCTCGGGAGTGGTCGTCTGGTACCTGGCGTGCTGGTTCGTGCTGCCGCTGTGGACACGCCACCGCTACACGGAGTGA
- a CDS encoding ribonuclease H produces MRERVVAACDGASKGNPGPAGWAWVVADGKETPTRWEAGPLGRATNNVAELTALERLLTATDPGVPLEIRMDSQYAMKAVTTWLPGWKRNGWKTSAGKPVANQDLVVRIDELLDGRTVEFRYVPAHQVDGDPLNDFADRAASQAATVQEPAGSGLGSPEPPPSPDTPSAKAPRRKAAATRKNGSSSRTIKAKFPGRCICGRGYAAGEPIAKNPQGWGHPDCRTAEA; encoded by the coding sequence ATGCGTGAACGAGTTGTGGCCGCGTGCGACGGGGCTTCGAAGGGAAACCCCGGGCCGGCGGGCTGGGCCTGGGTCGTCGCCGACGGCAAGGAGACTCCTACTCGGTGGGAGGCGGGCCCGCTTGGCAGGGCCACCAACAACGTCGCGGAACTCACCGCACTGGAACGCCTGCTCACGGCGACCGACCCCGGCGTACCGCTGGAGATCCGGATGGACTCGCAGTACGCCATGAAGGCCGTCACCACCTGGCTGCCGGGCTGGAAGCGCAACGGCTGGAAGACGTCCGCCGGCAAGCCGGTCGCCAACCAGGACCTGGTCGTGCGCATCGACGAACTGCTCGACGGCCGCACCGTCGAGTTCCGCTACGTCCCCGCCCACCAGGTCGACGGCGACCCGCTGAACGACTTCGCCGACCGCGCCGCCAGCCAGGCGGCCACCGTCCAGGAACCCGCGGGCAGCGGCCTCGGCTCACCCGAGCCGCCGCCCTCCCCGGACACCCCGTCGGCCAAGGCCCCGCGCCGCAAGGCGGCGGCGACCCGGAAGAACGGCAGTTCCTCCCGCACCATCAAGGCCAAGTTCCCCGGCCGCTGCATCTGCGGCCGCGGCTACGCGGCGGGCGAGCCCATCGCCAAGAACCCCCAGGGCTGGGGCCACCCGGACTGCCGTACCGCCGAGGCCTGA